A stretch of the Aspergillus puulaauensis MK2 DNA, chromosome 6, nearly complete sequence genome encodes the following:
- a CDS encoding putative ARF GTPase activator (Csx2) (COG:T;~EggNog:ENOG410PGGG;~InterPro:IPR001164,IPR027267,IPR038508,IPR011993, IPR001849,IPR037278;~PFAM:PF01412,PF00169,PF16746;~go_function: GO:0005096 - GTPase activator activity [Evidence IEA]), whose amino-acid sequence MGIVGSRLEDSGGLYFKDQNKLTIASVTISNSRRVLLNLVPNSFPATRYNAKRELGDDSLVEYIQDPDSHPSAPTPSFLLRLNNDDELNFKFTFVLRQMQTGNVTNSTVNGVSTSLPELTDTVLTGLTFAHAPNSKELDNLVTREFHANPNLQNNSNVQLVGDFSTESSPSVQFDWSWKWKPPKTTEDKGGGWRNSCSFLDYDQRANRLNTLAYFSFWVQNTVRPPPSPQITSPNLEVHIPARNRVPSSHSVLSHSSDADASSNTQVQVVPGTPPEVSEGPTATVAPAPVKVDLPHSRPGEDMSVVEDGPLFRATMKALEQKTGNMRAKIKKVLKKAEAAHQAQSACNEAVEAFLYALGDASTSNANAIQPALDHYFEKISRQILNYERLNALQLQKLVIEPLLKLYTNDIKQAEAKKKEFEEESRDYYAYVGRYLGQRQDSLKEKKRAESDSKYQAKRRNFELRRFDYSSFMQDLHGGRKEQEVLSHLTKYADTQAKTFLAAAKNVDDMVPQLDALIHEVNQADKEFQFQRTEREEKRRALEKNSNTYLEPDAPTSSSAASTLVGSSNGNQKPEGDLGRADSTGSQLRSVTSNNSSTSTQATAPASTPAGAPAATPVTNSSSQQRKEGLLWALSRPGSHIDPKGINKQAWHKFWIVLDQGKLSEYSNWKQKLDLHMEPIDLRMASVREARNAERRFCFEVITPQFKRIYQATSEDDMGNWIRAINNALQSAVEGRSMYPPPVSEADKSTIGRDIGSVLTGKSSSVSHHSHHSSASSNVARRTTVGARPSYVRGDSQGYEDNPSKLLQAVRDADQGNHWCADCNSTSKVEWVSINLGIVLCIECSGIHRSLGTHVSKIRSLTLDVHSFSNDIVEILLQVGNRVSNMVWEATLDQSQKPAATSTREQRLRFITAKYAERAFVQSLPSPLSRFPTPDETLLASIKRNDIQGVLYGVALRANVNVADRSRSTHAIFLALAAADPASPGSTTPSLSSRSSPSVKAIPFPVAELLVQNGAEIPSQPPPIPLSAAAQLYLNQRTARLTGFSHPTPSAAPADTLGSLPTIRGAGGSGAGGEQAPSTLDNKEREKLHKRGSAGARFAGKVASLGIDR is encoded by the exons ATGGGGATTGTCGGAAGTCGGCTGGAGGATTCGGGGGGCCTGTACTTCAAGGATCAGAATAAAT TAACGATCGCATCCGTAACGATATCAAATTCTCGCCGAGTGCTTTTGAACCTTGTTCCAAACTCGTTCCCTGCCACCCGATATAATGCGAAGAGAGAACTTGGCGACGACAGCTTGGTTGAATATATACAG GATCCCGACTCCCACCCCTCTGCTCCCAccccttcctttctcttgcGCTTAAACAACGATGACGAGCTCAATTTTAAATTCACATTCGTCCTTAGACAAATGCAAACGGGGAATGTCACAAATTCTACTGTTAACGGAGTTTCGACTTCTTTGCCCGAGTTAACCGACACTGTACTGACAGGACTCACATTTGCGCATGCGCCCAACTCGAAGGAACTCGACAATCTGGTCACAAGAGAATTCCACGCAAACCCGAACCTGCAGAATAACTCGAACGTCCAGTTAGTGGGCGATTTTTCGACCGAAAGCAGCCCTTCCGTTCAGTTTGACTGGTCTTGGAAATGGAAGCCTCCAAAAACCACAGAAGACAAGGGCGGTGGTTGGAGGAATAGCTGTAGCTTCTTGGATTATGACCAAAGAGCTAATCGCCTCAACACACTCGCTTATTTTTCCTTCTGGGTACAAAACACCGTTCGACCGCCTCCCAGCCCGCAGATTACTTCCCCAAACCTGGAAGTCCATATCCCGGCTCGCAACCGTGTCCCTTCTTCGCATTCAGTTTTGTCACATTCTAGTGACGCGGACGCTTCGTCGAACACTCAGGTCCAGGTTGTGCCGGGCACACCCCCGGAAGTCAGTGAAGGGCCTACAGCTACTGTGGCCCCCGCGCCGGTCAAGGTTGATCTCCCTCATTCGCGTCCCGGCGAGGACATGAGTGTGGTCGAAGATGGGCCCTTATTCCGTGCTACAATGAAAGCATTAGAACAGAAGACAGGGAACATGCGcgcgaagatcaagaaagTACTGAAGAAGGCCGAAGCCGCCCATCAAGCCCAGTCGGCCTGTAATGAGGCTGTGGAAGCGTTTTTATACGCGCTCGGCGATGCATCCACGTCAAATGCGAACGCAATCCAACCGGCTTTGGACCACTACTTTGAGAAGATTTCGCGGCAAATACTGAATTACGAACGACTTAATGCCTTGCAACTTCAAAAACTGGTGATTGAGCCACTTTTGAAACTTTATACTAATGATATCAAGCAAGccgaggcgaagaagaaagagttTGAGGAAGAGAGTAGGGATTATTATGCATACGTTGGTCGCTATCTCGGGCAACGACAGGACTCTCttaaggagaagaagcgggcaGAAAGTGACTCCAAATACCAGGCGAAGCGACGAAACTTCGAATTGAGACGGTTCGACTACTCTTCGTTCATGCAAGATTTACATGGTGGCCGTAAGGAACAGGAAGTTCTTTCCCATCTCACTAAATATGCGGATACACAAGCGAAAACTTTCCTTGCCGCTGCCAAGAATGTGGACGACATGGTTCCGCAGCTTGACGCTCTTATCCACGAGGTGAACCAAGCGGACAAGGAATTCCAATTTCAAAGAACggagagggaagagaaacggcgtgctttggagaagaacagcaacaCGTACCTCGAACCCGATGCGCCCACCAGCTCGAGCGCGGCATCAACGTTAGTTGGTAGCAGTAATGGAAATCAAAAGCCAGAGGGAGATCTGGGCCGCGCCGATAGCACCGGGTCTCAGCTACGGAGTGTCACAAGCAACAACTCGTCTACATCAACTCAAGCGACTGCTCCCGCCAGTACTCCTGCGGGGGCACCTGCTGCAACTCCAGTCACGAATTCAAGCA GCCAGCAAAGGAAAGAGGGACTTCTCTGGGCTTTATCTCGACCAGGATCTCATATTGACCCCAAGGGCATTAACAAGCAGGCTTGGCACAA GTTTTGGATTGTCCTAGATCAAGGAAAGTTGTCAGAATATAGCAACTGGAAGCAAAAGCTTGACTTACACATGGAACCCATCGATTTGCGGATGGCTTCTGTAAGAGAAGCCCGGAACGCAGAACGGCGATTCTGCTTTGAAGTCATCACTCCTCAATTCAAACGCATCTACCAAGCGACTTCAGAGGACGATATGGGAAACTGGATCAGGGCGATCAACAACGCTTTACAGAGCGCCGTTGAAGGGCGTAGCATGTACCCACCTCCGGTGTCCGAGGCCGATAAGTCAACTATTGGCCGTGACATTGGCTCCGTTTTAACAGGAAAAAGCTCTTCGGTTTCCCATCACTCCCATCACTCATCCGCATCCAGCAACGTGGCGCGTCGCACCACCGTCGGTGCACGACCAAGTTATGTTCGTGGTGATTCGCAGGGATACGAAGATAATCCCTCGAAGCTACTACAAGCGGTTCGCGATGCCGACCAAGGCAACCACTGGTGCGCCGACTGCAACTCCACGTCCAAGGTTGAGTGGGTTTCCATAAACTTGGGGATTGTCTTGTGTATTGAGTGCAGTGGCATTCACCGATCTCTCGGAACACATGTTTCCAAAATTCGATCACTCACACTTGATGTCCATTCTTTCTCGAACGACATTGTTGAAATCCTCCTGCAGGTTGGAAACCGTGTCAGCAACATGGTTTGGGAGGCAACTCTGGACCAGTCTCAAAAGCCAGCAGCCACCTCCACGCGCGAACAGCGACTGAGGTTCATCACGGCCAAATATGCAGAGAGGGCATTCGTGCAATCCTTACCGTCTCCATTATCACGATTTCCAACACCGGACGAGACTCTTCTCGCCTCAATCAAGAGAAACGATATCCAGGGTGTTCTCTACGGCGTCGCCCTCCGCGCGAACGTGAATGTCGCTGATCGCTCGCGTAGCACTCACGctatcttcctcgccttaGCCGCAGCAGACCCAGCATCCCCGGGGTCAACAACGCCAAGTCTATCCTCTCGGTCCAGCCCATCCGTGAAAGCCATTCCTTTCCCAGTCGCTgagctcctcgtccagaatGGAGCCGAGATTCCGTCACAACCCCCGCCAATCCCTCTTTCCGCAGCGGCTCAATTATACCTCAACCAGCGAACAGCGCGACTTACGGGGTTCAGTCATCCTACGCCTtctgcagcaccagcagaTACTCTGGGGTCACTGCCTACCATCCGGGGGGCTGGAGGTTCTGGAGCGGGCGGCGAGCAAGCCCCCAGTACATTGGATAACAAGGAACGTGAGAAGCTGCATAAGAGAGGAAGCGCTGGTGCGAGATTTGCTGGTAAGGTTGCTTCGCTAGGGATCGATCGATAA